A region of Deltaproteobacteria bacterium DNA encodes the following proteins:
- a CDS encoding DUF1232 domain-containing protein — MLDKFKEIARTLRQHLAFYTALYHDPRTPRLARYLLWAALAYVALPFDLIPDFLPIIGHLDDVIIVPALIFLAVRLIPAVVYDEHWRKMFDEHAQA, encoded by the coding sequence ATGCTTGACAAATTCAAGGAAATCGCACGAACTCTTCGCCAACACCTGGCGTTCTACACTGCGCTTTATCACGACCCGCGCACGCCACGACTGGCACGCTATCTCCTCTGGGCAGCGCTCGCGTACGTCGCGCTCCCTTTCGATCTCATTCCAGATTTTCTCCCCATCATTGGACATCTCGACGATGTGATTATTGTGCCCGCCCTGATTTTTCTTGCCGTGCGGTTGATTCCTGCCGTTGTGTACGACGAGCATTGGCGCAAGATGTTTGACGAGCATGCTCAAGCTTAA